A DNA window from Coleofasciculus sp. FACHB-T130 contains the following coding sequences:
- a CDS encoding YdcF family protein — protein MILKIGASRQKHLSSKPSRSKSRYSRLLMLALPVALWFGYKEVKKSLVKPQAMLVLGGSTSALEREKLAARMARQHSDLPIWVSSGSTNKAYVKRVFAKAGVAPSRLHLDYQAVDTVTNFTTLVDELQSLGITSIYLITSDYHMRRARVIGEIVLGSRGITLKPVIVPSDIPQEPIEKSIRDGARAILWVTTGYTGATLGQSSNQIKQESLPFLSPRHKATQSER, from the coding sequence ATGATCCTGAAAATTGGTGCTAGCCGACAAAAACACTTGTCTTCCAAGCCTTCGCGCTCTAAAAGTAGATATTCTCGGCTGCTAATGCTCGCTCTACCCGTGGCGCTGTGGTTTGGTTACAAGGAAGTTAAAAAAAGCCTGGTCAAACCCCAGGCAATGTTAGTTTTGGGTGGCTCTACCTCAGCCTTGGAGCGGGAGAAGCTGGCAGCAAGAATGGCTCGTCAGCATTCAGATTTGCCCATCTGGGTTTCTTCAGGTAGCACTAACAAAGCTTACGTTAAACGGGTTTTTGCCAAAGCTGGGGTTGCCCCTAGTCGCCTGCATTTGGACTATCAGGCGGTGGATACGGTTACGAACTTTACGACGCTGGTTGATGAGTTGCAGAGTCTTGGGATCACCAGCATCTATTTAATTACCTCGGACTATCATATGCGCCGCGCCAGAGTCATTGGAGAGATTGTTTTAGGCAGTCGGGGCATTACTCTAAAGCCCGTGATCGTGCCTTCGGACATACCGCAGGAGCCGATTGAGAAATCAATTCGGGATGGAGCCAGAGCCATTCTTTGGGTGACTACCGGCTATACGGGAGCCACCCTCGGTCAGTCATCAAATCAGATTAAGCAGGAATCGTTGCCGTTTCTTTCACCAAGACATAAGGCGACACAATCAGAGCGCTGA
- the fabD gene encoding ACP S-malonyltransferase, with translation MTKTAWVFPGQGSQAIGMGVDLLDLPEAKAKFEQAEQILGWSVPEICQSQEDKLSRTLYTQPSLYVVESILADRMQAGRHQPNLVAGHSLGEYVALYVAGVFDFEAGLRLVKRRAEFMDSASDGMMAALIGFDREQLEQQIQQTPDVVLANDNSSAQVVISGTPEAVEGVLSQVKVKRVVRLNVSGAFHSPLMAEAAAEFQVVLESVPFNSAQVPVLSNVEPVPSVDADILKERLIRQMTGSVRWREISLQLPVQGISQVVEIGPGKVLTGLIKRTCPDLTLENVGSVAELPNAE, from the coding sequence ATGACAAAGACCGCATGGGTGTTTCCTGGGCAAGGTTCTCAGGCAATCGGAATGGGAGTGGATTTATTAGACTTGCCAGAGGCAAAGGCTAAATTTGAGCAAGCCGAGCAAATTTTAGGCTGGTCTGTACCAGAAATCTGTCAGAGTCAGGAAGATAAATTATCCCGCACTCTTTATACCCAGCCCAGCCTGTATGTGGTAGAAAGCATTTTAGCAGATCGAATGCAAGCTGGGAGACATCAACCTAACCTCGTTGCCGGTCACAGTCTGGGAGAATACGTTGCTCTCTACGTCGCCGGTGTCTTTGACTTTGAGGCGGGGTTGCGCCTAGTGAAACGTCGGGCAGAATTTATGGATAGTGCGTCCGATGGCATGATGGCAGCGCTGATTGGCTTCGACCGCGAACAGCTAGAACAACAAATTCAGCAGACCCCCGACGTTGTGTTAGCCAACGACAACAGTTCCGCCCAAGTCGTCATCTCTGGAACGCCGGAAGCGGTGGAGGGAGTGCTAAGTCAAGTAAAGGTTAAGCGTGTTGTCCGCTTGAATGTCTCAGGAGCCTTTCACTCTCCCTTAATGGCGGAAGCTGCCGCCGAGTTCCAGGTAGTTTTGGAGTCAGTTCCATTTAATTCTGCTCAAGTGCCAGTGCTGTCAAATGTGGAACCTGTCCCATCTGTGGACGCTGATATTTTAAAAGAGCGCCTCATCCGTCAGATGACCGGCTCGGTGCGGTGGCGAGAAATTTCCCTACAATTGCCAGTACAAGGAATTTCGCAGGTTGTGGAAATTGGTCCAGGGAAAGTCCTTACGGGTTTAATTAAACGTACTTGCCCCGATTTAACTTTGGAAAACGTGGGTAGTGTTGCAGAGTTGCCGAATGCAGAATAA
- a CDS encoding DUF2288 domain-containing protein has protein sequence MQGLREELAELLDEAEWNWLMPHAEREAVVIVAQELDLLDVGVAIANDDVSSVQHWISEQLIYKPSEAQKQDWNDNKNKRFSALIVSPYVLVKETATIPA, from the coding sequence ATGCAGGGTTTAAGAGAAGAATTAGCAGAATTGCTAGATGAGGCTGAGTGGAACTGGCTGATGCCTCATGCGGAACGGGAGGCTGTGGTTATCGTAGCTCAAGAGCTGGACTTGCTAGATGTTGGGGTAGCGATCGCTAATGATGATGTTTCCTCTGTGCAGCACTGGATTAGCGAACAATTGATTTACAAGCCCTCCGAAGCTCAGAAACAAGATTGGAACGACAACAAAAACAAGCGATTCAGCGCTCTGATTGTGTCGCCTTATGTCTTGGTGAAAGAAACGGCAACGATTCCTGCTTAA
- a CDS encoding tocopherol cyclase family protein — translation MQNPLQTPHSGYHWDGTSQRFFEGWYYRVTLPDCGHTFAFMYSLEDPLGNQPHSGGAAQILGPEDSYLCRTFPDVNKFWASRDVLALGHWGKTDLSTKPASLPPEAFERHVQDGYQATATWHQGALHDPGTGSQARWQYEIKPVYGWGNLNQPQQSTAGWLSSFPIFEPGWQILMAHGLATGWIEWNGKRYDFTNAPAYGEKNWGRSFPQKWFWLNCNSFDESPDIALTAGGGRRGVLWWMESVAMIGLHYQGKFYEFVPWNSKVSWNIEPWGSWQMQAHNSEFEVELTATTNLPGTLLRAPTEKGLIFCCRDTMNGQVDLELRQRGDKSKIILKAGSSLCGLETGGGPWEETWRST, via the coding sequence ATGCAAAATCCTTTACAAACGCCTCACAGTGGCTACCACTGGGACGGCACCAGTCAGCGTTTCTTTGAAGGTTGGTACTACCGCGTCACCTTACCAGATTGCGGACATACCTTTGCTTTCATGTACTCCCTCGAAGATCCCCTGGGCAATCAACCCCACAGCGGCGGTGCTGCCCAAATTCTGGGCCCAGAAGATAGTTACCTTTGCCGGACTTTCCCAGATGTCAACAAATTTTGGGCATCGCGGGACGTTTTAGCCTTGGGACACTGGGGCAAAACCGATTTATCCACCAAACCTGCCTCCCTCCCTCCAGAGGCTTTTGAGCGTCACGTTCAGGATGGCTATCAAGCCACCGCTACTTGGCATCAGGGAGCTTTACACGATCCGGGCACGGGTTCTCAAGCGCGTTGGCAGTATGAAATTAAACCTGTATATGGATGGGGAAATCTAAATCAGCCACAACAATCAACAGCCGGATGGTTGTCTTCTTTCCCGATTTTTGAACCGGGATGGCAAATTTTGATGGCTCACGGGCTGGCAACTGGCTGGATTGAGTGGAATGGAAAACGCTACGACTTCACCAACGCCCCTGCCTACGGTGAAAAAAACTGGGGGCGCTCTTTTCCTCAAAAATGGTTCTGGCTGAATTGCAATAGTTTTGATGAGTCTCCAGATATTGCCTTAACGGCTGGTGGAGGCAGACGCGGGGTGCTGTGGTGGATGGAATCGGTGGCGATGATTGGCTTGCACTATCAAGGCAAATTTTATGAATTTGTACCGTGGAACTCGAAAGTAAGTTGGAATATTGAGCCTTGGGGCAGCTGGCAAATGCAAGCCCATAACTCCGAATTTGAAGTTGAGTTAACCGCTACTACAAATCTACCGGGGACTCTCCTGCGTGCCCCCACGGAAAAGGGTTTAATCTTTTGTTGTCGCGACACGATGAACGGTCAAGTTGACCTGGAACTGCGCCAACGGGGTGACAAATCTAAAATCATCCTGAAAGCTGGCAGTTCTCTATGTGGATTGGAAACAGGCGGTGGCCCTTGGGAAGAAACCTGGCGGTCTACTTAA
- the gndA gene encoding NADP-dependent phosphogluconate dehydrogenase, with product MTQQSFGVIGLAVMGENLALNVERNGFPISVYNRTPEKTDAFMAERAQGKNVYAAYSIEDFVQSLERPRKILIMVKAGAPVDAVINQLKPLLDEGDIIIDGGNSLFDDTARRTRELEPSGFRFIGMGVSGGEEGALNGPSLMPGGTKSSYEYLEPILTKIAAQVDDGPCVTYIGPAGAGHYVKMVHNGIEYGDMQLIAEAYDLLKNALGLDANQLHEVFAEWNTTDELNSYLIEITADIFNYRDPDTRQPLVDVILDAAGQKGTGRWTVQSALELGIAIPTMTAAVNARIMSAFKKERVAASEILTGPSGKYEGDAKTFINQIRDALYCSKICSYAQGMALLSSASKAYSYDLNLSETARIWKGGCIIRAGFLNKIKSAFKDNPELPNLLLAPEFKQTILDRQDAWREVLAQSAKLGIPVPAFSASLDYFDSYRRDRLPQNLTQAQRDYFGAHTYERIDKAGFFHTEWTQVDEESVQTSTPEPLQAQDPAEAVRTTIT from the coding sequence ATGACACAGCAGAGCTTTGGTGTGATTGGTTTGGCGGTCATGGGCGAGAACTTGGCGCTGAATGTGGAGCGTAATGGGTTCCCCATTTCCGTCTATAATCGCACTCCAGAAAAAACGGATGCCTTTATGGCTGAGCGAGCGCAGGGCAAAAATGTCTATGCTGCTTATTCCATTGAAGATTTTGTCCAATCCTTAGAACGCCCTCGCAAAATCCTGATTATGGTGAAAGCGGGTGCGCCGGTAGATGCGGTGATTAACCAGCTCAAACCGTTACTGGATGAGGGTGACATCATTATTGATGGTGGCAACTCCTTATTTGACGATACCGCTCGTCGCACCCGCGAATTAGAGCCATCTGGGTTCAGATTTATCGGGATGGGCGTCAGTGGAGGTGAAGAAGGAGCGCTGAATGGCCCTAGTCTGATGCCGGGAGGTACGAAAAGCTCCTATGAGTATCTGGAACCAATTTTGACGAAAATTGCGGCTCAGGTGGATGATGGCCCCTGTGTCACATACATCGGCCCTGCGGGTGCCGGTCACTACGTCAAAATGGTACACAATGGCATTGAGTACGGCGATATGCAGCTGATTGCAGAGGCATATGACTTGCTCAAGAATGCGTTGGGGCTAGACGCGAACCAACTACACGAAGTATTTGCCGAATGGAATACCACTGATGAACTCAATTCTTATTTGATTGAGATTACAGCTGATATTTTCAATTACCGAGACCCCGACACTCGTCAGCCTCTGGTCGATGTGATTCTCGATGCAGCTGGGCAGAAAGGGACGGGTCGCTGGACGGTGCAGAGTGCGCTGGAGCTGGGGATCGCTATTCCAACGATGACGGCGGCGGTGAATGCCCGGATCATGTCTGCCTTTAAGAAGGAACGGGTGGCGGCTTCAGAGATATTAACGGGTCCTAGCGGCAAGTATGAGGGAGACGCCAAAACCTTCATTAACCAAATCCGTGATGCTCTGTATTGCTCGAAGATTTGCTCTTACGCTCAAGGGATGGCGCTATTGAGTTCGGCGTCGAAGGCTTATTCCTATGACTTGAATTTGAGCGAAACTGCCCGGATTTGGAAGGGTGGTTGCATTATTCGAGCCGGATTCTTGAATAAGATTAAATCTGCTTTCAAGGACAATCCAGAGTTGCCGAATTTGCTCTTGGCTCCTGAGTTTAAGCAGACCATTTTGGATCGCCAGGATGCTTGGCGGGAGGTATTAGCGCAGTCGGCGAAGCTGGGGATTCCAGTTCCGGCATTCAGCGCGTCGCTAGATTACTTCGATAGTTACCGACGCGATCGCTTGCCGCAAAATCTTACCCAAGCTCAGCGCGACTACTTTGGTGCTCATACCTACGAGCGCATTGACAAAGCAGGGTTCTTCCATACCGAGTGGACTCAAGTCGATGAGGAAAGCGTTCAAACCTCTACGCCTGAGCCACTGCAAGCCCAAGACCCTGCGGAAGCTGTACGCACAACGATTACATAA
- a CDS encoding Ycf66 family protein, protein MLAYILAIAVAVGSFALYMAAFFFPEVHRKSDFIWSGVGLFYALVLWVCAGRITGGVLLGQIASVALVGWLGWETLTLRRSLTPAAQQTEIPSPEALQEKLTSLSIPQRITSLFATFKDKAQQTASKVTQGKSGTGTTQTGASKTTPAPTSTDAGKPRVTVLDNRTDEDEDETVLLNQPPVPPAPSKPESQPESQMEVISVPFEESVQDTDLDDLEPPASVEATTGETAITAPETSPASPSEDDLEPPASVEAATTGETATTAPETSPSSPSSPSELEASPENVPEPVRPNPPDPELVEAALEDAEEKHIPASPPEPAHEETSDSVSGTEQANQPLENPPNPT, encoded by the coding sequence ATGCTGGCATATATCCTAGCGATCGCTGTTGCAGTCGGTAGCTTCGCCCTTTACATGGCGGCTTTCTTTTTCCCCGAAGTACACCGAAAGAGTGATTTTATCTGGAGTGGGGTGGGATTGTTCTATGCCCTAGTTTTATGGGTGTGTGCTGGACGCATCACCGGCGGTGTGCTGCTAGGTCAAATCGCTAGCGTAGCGCTAGTCGGTTGGTTAGGTTGGGAAACCCTGACATTACGACGCAGTCTCACCCCCGCAGCGCAGCAAACTGAGATTCCGAGTCCCGAAGCATTGCAGGAAAAACTGACCAGTTTATCCATACCGCAGCGGATAACCAGTCTATTTGCAACTTTTAAGGACAAAGCTCAGCAGACGGCAAGTAAAGTGACTCAGGGCAAATCGGGCACTGGAACCACCCAAACAGGGGCATCCAAGACGACACCTGCGCCTACCTCCACCGACGCCGGAAAACCTCGTGTTACCGTGCTGGATAACCGGACGGATGAAGATGAGGATGAAACGGTGTTACTCAATCAACCACCCGTTCCACCCGCACCCTCAAAGCCGGAATCCCAGCCGGAATCTCAGATGGAAGTAATATCCGTCCCATTTGAAGAAAGTGTCCAAGACACAGACTTGGATGACTTGGAACCCCCAGCATCTGTAGAAGCAACTACAGGAGAAACAGCCATAACTGCACCAGAGACTTCCCCAGCATCACCCTCAGAGGATGACTTGGAACCCCCAGCATCTGTAGAAGCAGCAACGACAGGGGAAACAGCCACAACAGCCCCAGAGACTTCCCCATCATCACCATCATCACCCTCAGAGTTGGAGGCTAGCCCAGAAAACGTACCCGAACCCGTTCGTCCGAACCCTCCCGACCCCGAACTGGTGGAAGCTGCTCTAGAAGATGCTGAAGAAAAGCATATTCCAGCTTCACCTCCAGAACCAGCCCATGAAGAAACAAGTGACTCGGTGAGTGGAACAGAGCAGGCAAATCAGCCGTTAGAAAATCCACCCAACCCAACTTGA
- a CDS encoding lysophospholipid acyltransferase family protein, whose amino-acid sequence MGRSREPVSSLVLYHLFKWSVVSPVLHAYLRGRIYGCEHVPPIGPLLVVSNHASDFDPPILSCCVRRPVAYMAKEELFRVPVLKQAIKLYGAYPVKRGSADRSAIRSALSLLEEGWAVGVFLQGTRTPDARISDPKLGAALIAAKAKVPLLPVSLWGTEAIFKKGSLVPRPVPVTVRIGQVIEPPNSTDRDELQAVTQKCATAIHALHDLGR is encoded by the coding sequence CTGGGCAGAAGCCGCGAGCCTGTTTCGAGTTTAGTTCTATACCACCTGTTTAAGTGGTCGGTGGTCAGCCCCGTGCTTCATGCCTACCTGCGAGGTCGGATTTATGGATGCGAACACGTTCCTCCGATTGGACCACTTCTAGTGGTTAGCAATCATGCCAGTGATTTTGATCCGCCGATTTTGTCCTGCTGCGTGCGACGACCCGTAGCGTATATGGCAAAAGAAGAACTGTTTCGAGTCCCTGTTTTGAAGCAGGCAATTAAGTTGTATGGTGCTTACCCCGTCAAGCGGGGTTCCGCAGACCGGAGTGCGATTCGTTCGGCGCTGTCTCTCCTAGAGGAAGGGTGGGCAGTCGGTGTCTTTTTACAAGGAACGCGGACGCCAGACGCCAGAATTTCAGACCCAAAGCTAGGTGCTGCGCTGATTGCCGCCAAGGCGAAGGTGCCACTGCTGCCCGTTAGTTTGTGGGGTACGGAAGCGATTTTTAAGAAAGGTTCGCTGGTTCCGCGTCCGGTGCCAGTAACGGTGCGGATTGGTCAGGTAATTGAGCCTCCTAATTCAACAGACCGGGATGAGTTACAGGCGGTAACGCAAAAATGCGCCACAGCGATTCATGCTTTACACGATTTAGGCCGTTAA
- a CDS encoding AI-2E family transporter codes for MSEPSAKYLLQRLNNLALVRFLLFVASGWAFVKVLAYFETVIVIFTFAAIVAFLLSYPVRSLTRFVPHGVAVTVVFILGMIVIASLTVTVGLTVVSQGQQLISSLTTFLNSLIPLAYQIEKFLLRFNVQVNLSIIQEQFQNQIVSSLGLGIGYSLTTIQVFFANFLNLILISVISFFMLLDGEKLWKLILKLVPAHLQNRFTIVIQRKFLGFFRGQMVLCLFLTTTTFLVFLILNVPFPLLLAIIAGLFDLIPGIGATLGVGIVFLILLSQSVWLAVQVVVVCIIIQQVQDNFITPRIMQNSLNINPVVVFFALLVGARVAGLLGIFIAIPITGVIVSLFEIDEMKAES; via the coding sequence ATGAGCGAACCTTCTGCCAAGTATCTTTTGCAGCGACTGAACAATTTGGCATTGGTTAGATTTTTGCTTTTCGTTGCTTCTGGCTGGGCGTTTGTAAAAGTTTTAGCTTACTTTGAAACAGTTATTGTCATTTTTACATTTGCAGCTATTGTCGCTTTTCTACTGAGTTATCCCGTGCGATCGCTAACTCGTTTTGTGCCTCACGGTGTTGCTGTTACCGTGGTCTTTATTCTAGGCATGATCGTGATTGCTAGTCTTACTGTCACAGTTGGTTTAACAGTTGTATCGCAAGGGCAACAATTAATTTCTAGCTTAACAACCTTTTTAAATTCTTTAATTCCTTTGGCTTATCAAATAGAAAAATTCCTTTTAAGATTCAATGTTCAAGTAAATTTGAGCATAATTCAAGAACAATTTCAGAATCAAATCGTCTCATCGCTGGGGTTAGGAATCGGTTATAGCTTAACGACTATACAAGTATTTTTTGCCAATTTTCTTAATTTGATATTAATTTCCGTTATTTCTTTTTTTATGTTGCTAGATGGAGAAAAGCTTTGGAAGCTTATTCTTAAGCTTGTTCCTGCACATTTACAAAATAGATTTACCATTGTCATTCAACGCAAGTTTCTCGGATTTTTTCGAGGACAGATGGTTTTATGTTTATTTCTGACTACGACTACTTTTTTGGTTTTTTTAATTTTAAATGTACCATTTCCCTTACTTTTGGCAATTATTGCTGGATTATTCGATTTAATCCCTGGGATTGGAGCTACTTTAGGGGTGGGTATTGTTTTTCTTATTTTATTGTCTCAGAGTGTTTGGTTAGCCGTTCAAGTAGTTGTTGTTTGTATCATAATTCAGCAAGTACAAGACAATTTCATCACGCCCCGGATTATGCAAAATTCGCTTAATATTAATCCAGTTGTTGTATTTTTCGCCTTACTAGTAGGTGCTAGAGTAGCAGGATTACTTGGAATTTTTATTGCAATTCCGATTACTGGAGTCATTGTCAGTTTATTTGAAATTGACGAAATGAAAGCAGAATCTTAG